The nucleotide sequence TAGATGCGATGAGTGTCACTGACGGCCTCGAAACAGGATGCGAGTGAAGAGAATTGCAACGTCTCCCGCGTGCCGAGCACGAGATACCCGCCGCGCACGAGACTGTCGGCAAACAAGCGCAATACACGCTCCTTGAGCGCCTGTGAGAAATAGATCAGGACATTACGGCACATCACCAGGTGGGTTTCCGCAAAGACGCCGTCGGTCACGAGATTGTGATGCGCGAAGACCACGCGATCGCGCAGCGTCCGCCGCATCCGTATCAGATCATATCGGCTGCGGTAGTAATCCGCGAAATCGCCCCGGCCGCCCGCGCGATCGTAATTGGCGGCGAAGCCCGGGATACGCCGTGCCGCAAAAATGCCTTCCGCAGCCCGCGCCAGCGCCTGATCGTTGATATCCGTGGCATAGAAGCGACAACGCGACAGCAGACCGGCCTCCTCGGCCAGGATCGCGGTGGAATACACCTCCTCGCCCTGGGCGCAGCCGGCCTGCCAGATGTTCACCCGCGGATACGACGACAGCACCGGCAAGACCTGCTCGCGCAGCACGGCGAACACCGCCGGGTCCCGGAACATGTCCGAAACCGGCACCGACAGCCGCGCGATCACCTCGCCGAGCACGGCTGGCTCATAAATCAGTCGCGGAATCAGGTGCCCGATACCCGGCACGCCGAGATCCGCTGCCAGCTGCTCGGCCCGACGCTTGAGCGAGGCGCGCGCATAGCCGGAAAAGTCGTAGCCATGGCAGGCATGCAAGGCGAGCACGAACAGATCGAGCGCGCGGTCTTCGGTGGCCACCGGATCGCTCATGACAACAAGGCCTTCATGCGCCCGAGCAGATCGTCCACGTCCAGCGGCTTGGACAGATAATCGTCGGCGCCGGCGGCGAGACAGGCCTCGCGATCACCGCTCATGGCCTTCGCGGTCAGGGCCACGATCGGCACCCGCGGATGATTCGAGCCATCCCGGATACGGCGGATCGTTTCGTAGCCATCCA is from Salinisphaera sp. LB1 and encodes:
- a CDS encoding protein-glutamate O-methyltransferase CheR, whose product is MSDPVATEDRALDLFVLALHACHGYDFSGYARASLKRRAEQLAADLGVPGIGHLIPRLIYEPAVLGEVIARLSVPVSDMFRDPAVFAVLREQVLPVLSSYPRVNIWQAGCAQGEEVYSTAILAEEAGLLSRCRFYATDINDQALARAAEGIFAARRIPGFAANYDRAGGRGDFADYYRSRYDLIRMRRTLRDRVVFAHHNLVTDGVFAETHLVMCRNVLIYFSQALKERVLRLFADSLVRGGYLVLGTRETLQFSSLASCFEAVSDTHRIYRLKRAWPPHEA